The DNA region TCCCACCCAGCAAGGGCCCGGCAGGCTGTGGTGCTGCGCGTCCTGATCCCCCCGGCGTTGGCTCGGGTGCGGAGGCCACCCCCGCGGAGTCGGAGGGTGGGAGAGCCCCCCTTGCGGAGTAGCCGGGGCAGCGCACGAAAAACCCCAATCCCCGCCTGAGGTGGCAGGAAGGGTGAGCCCCGCTGCCCGCGCAGCCCGGCTGGGCTGGAGCGGGGCGACGAGCCCCGCTCCCTGGCTCACGAAAGACCCCTGTGGGAGAGTCCACGGAGCGCAGGGCGTGTGGGCTGCGTGCAGCCCCGTTCCCCGCGCCCCGGTGTGGGTGAAGGCGACCGGCGGGGGAGCAGCAGGGCGACACACGCCGGGGGCCGCGTTGCCCGGTCCGCCTGCGTGCGCCGGTGCCCCGCCACCCTGGCCTGGGTGCCTGGCCCTCCGGTTCTGAAACCAAATCTGAATCCGGGACTCCGGGAGGCCCGTCTCTCTGGCCAATTCTTCCCGGGTGGCGATGCCGGGAAAGCGATCCTGCTGGAAGGCTCGCAGGAGCAGGGCGGTCTGGGACCGGGTGACGGCGGTGCGCTTTCGCCTGCCTTCTTGCGGGCCGCGTTGCCCGGGCCAG from Piliocolobus tephrosceles isolate RC106 unplaced genomic scaffold, ASM277652v3 unscaffolded_30683, whole genome shotgun sequence includes:
- the LOC113222344 gene encoding double homeobox protein 1-like, whose translation is MALPTPVEGALPAEARGRGRRRRLVWTPSQREALRACFERNPYPGFATREELAQAIGMPEPRIQIWFQNERSRQLSQHRRESRPWPGQRGPQEGRRKRTAVTRSQTALLLRAFQQDRFPGIATREELARETGLPESRIQIWFQNRRARHPGQGGGAPAHAGGPGNAAPGVCRPAAPPPVAFTHTGARGTGLHAAHTPCAPWTLPQGSFVSQGAGLVAPLQPSRAARAAGLTLPATSGGDWGFSCAAPATPQGGLSHPPTPRGWPPHPSQRRGDQDAQHHSLPGPCW